In Fodinibius saliphilus, a genomic segment contains:
- a CDS encoding four helix bundle protein — protein sequence MGSSQKEIQSFKDLKVWQHCHEVRKETSILANKLPDEEKYRLKDQLLRASRSVTANIVEGYGRFHYQENIQFCRQARGGALYELLDHISCIIDEKYLSPDKTAKISTQITTCIKLLNGYIAYLKKAKQNHITKEPSIEYGSEPNNQ from the coding sequence ATGGGTTCATCCCAAAAGGAGATACAATCATTTAAAGATCTCAAAGTTTGGCAACATTGTCATGAGGTTAGAAAAGAAACTTCTATCCTCGCGAACAAGTTGCCGGATGAAGAAAAGTACCGACTTAAAGATCAACTACTCCGTGCATCAAGATCAGTAACGGCTAATATTGTAGAGGGATATGGCAGATTCCATTACCAGGAAAATATTCAATTCTGTCGCCAAGCCAGGGGGGGGGCACTATATGAACTTTTGGATCATATAAGTTGTATTATTGACGAAAAATATTTGTCTCCTGATAAAACAGCAAAAATCAGTACCCAAATAACAACTTGTATTAAATTATTAAATGGATACATTGCTTACTTAAAGAAAGCCAAGCAAAATCATATTACCAAGGAGCCTTCAATTGAATATGGTTCGGAGCCTAATAACCAATAA
- the paaI gene encoding hydroxyphenylacetyl-CoA thioesterase PaaI: MNKQTLAVKVVEKMMADDAFSQWLGIEVVDIKPGFAKLEMKVRPEMVNGFNVSHGGIAFSLADSALAFASNSYGRVALALENNISFTKKVMAGDELTAITEELSLGRRIAVYNITVRNQDDEKVALFRGTVFRTKEQHFDDS, translated from the coding sequence ATGAATAAACAGACACTTGCGGTCAAGGTTGTTGAAAAAATGATGGCCGATGATGCCTTCAGTCAGTGGCTGGGCATTGAGGTGGTCGATATTAAGCCTGGCTTTGCAAAACTTGAGATGAAGGTCCGTCCCGAGATGGTTAACGGCTTCAATGTCTCGCACGGCGGCATCGCTTTTTCCCTGGCCGACAGCGCCCTGGCCTTTGCTTCCAACAGTTACGGACGTGTGGCGCTGGCCCTGGAAAACAATATCTCGTTTACCAAAAAGGTAATGGCCGGTGATGAATTGACAGCGATCACGGAAGAGCTAAGCCTGGGGCGACGCATCGCGGTCTACAATATTACAGTCCGAAACCAAGACGATGAAAAAGTGGCCCTGTTTCGGGGCACAGTCTTTCGTACCAAGGAACAACATTTTGACGATAGCTAA
- the paaB gene encoding 1,2-phenylacetyl-CoA epoxidase subunit PaaB has protein sequence MSEDKNTNNEDTQWPLWEVFTQPRDGKPHEHAGSVHAPDAEMALENARDVYARRKEAVNIWVVPSDQIVASKGEDAGPFFDPADDKPYRHPQFYSVPRATKRRK, from the coding sequence ATGAGCGAAGACAAGAACACAAATAACGAAGATACACAATGGCCGCTTTGGGAGGTCTTTACCCAGCCACGGGATGGCAAGCCTCATGAACATGCAGGAAGTGTACATGCCCCTGATGCCGAAATGGCCCTGGAAAATGCACGGGATGTATACGCTCGACGTAAAGAAGCCGTTAATATATGGGTAGTGCCCAGCGATCAAATTGTGGCTTCCAAAGGGGAAGACGCCGGACCATTTTTCGACCCGGCCGATGATAAGCCCTACCGCCACCCACAGTTTTACAGTGTACCACGAGCTACAAAAAGACGAAAATGA
- a CDS encoding transferase hexapeptide repeat family protein, translating to MIYEFDGYKPVVDESAYVHPQAAVTGNVVIGKDVYIAPGAAIRGDWGKIVINDGCNVQENCTIHMFPGVTVVLEEGAHIGHGAIIHGGHIGRNCLVGMNAVVMDRVELGDECIVGALSFVKEGMEVPNRKLLVGNPAKVVKDVSDEMIKWKTEGTKLYQQLPGQLHDSLNECEPLREEPEDRPSQSVNYETWGKRK from the coding sequence GTGATATACGAATTTGACGGATACAAACCGGTGGTTGATGAAAGTGCCTACGTGCACCCGCAAGCTGCGGTAACAGGCAACGTGGTTATTGGCAAAGATGTCTATATCGCGCCGGGAGCCGCCATTCGCGGGGACTGGGGCAAAATTGTGATTAACGACGGCTGCAACGTGCAGGAGAACTGCACCATCCATATGTTCCCGGGCGTGACGGTGGTGCTCGAAGAGGGGGCGCATATCGGTCACGGGGCTATAATTCACGGGGGACATATCGGCCGCAACTGCCTGGTGGGGATGAATGCGGTGGTGATGGATCGCGTAGAACTCGGCGACGAATGTATTGTAGGTGCCCTCTCTTTTGTGAAAGAGGGGATGGAAGTACCCAACCGAAAGCTGCTGGTCGGTAATCCTGCCAAGGTCGTCAAAGATGTCAGCGATGAGATGATCAAATGGAAGACCGAAGGCACCAAGCTCTACCAACAGCTGCCCGGACAACTCCACGACAGCCTTAACGAGTGCGAACCGCTGCGTGAAGAACCCGAAGATCGTCCCTCCCAGTCGGTCAACTACGAAACCTGGGGCAAGCGGAAGTGA
- the pcaF gene encoding 3-oxoadipyl-CoA thiolase, producing the protein MSEAYIIDAIRTPIGKYRGSLSPIRADDLAALPIKELMNRNADIDPERIEDVILGCANQAGEDNRNVARMASLLAGLPTSVPGETVNRLCASGMSSAVMAYKSIQVGEGDLFITGGMEHMTRGPMVLGKGSAPYSGTNEMHDTTFGWRFVNPKMDEEYGSEAMGETAENIVEKFGVSRENQDQFAAWSQQKAAQSTESGRLAKEIMPVEIPQRKSDPKIFEKDEFIRPDTTVEILSKLPAVFRDGGSVTPGNASGINDGACAMLVAGDSAIKDFDLEPMARIVASAVVGVEPRIMGMGPVDATRKVLGRTDLSLDDMGIIELNEAFAAQSLAVLRELGIADDDPRVNPHGGAIALGHPLGMSGARLLQTAAIELHEQDERYALCTLCVGVGQGMAVILEKV; encoded by the coding sequence ATGTCTGAAGCTTATATTATTGACGCTATTCGAACTCCTATCGGCAAATACCGCGGATCGCTCTCTCCCATCCGCGCCGATGATTTGGCCGCCCTGCCAATTAAGGAGCTGATGAACCGTAATGCTGATATCGATCCTGAACGCATTGAAGATGTTATTTTGGGTTGTGCCAACCAGGCGGGCGAAGACAACCGAAATGTGGCCCGAATGGCTTCCCTGCTGGCGGGACTTCCTACCTCGGTTCCGGGAGAAACCGTAAATCGCCTCTGTGCATCAGGCATGAGCAGTGCCGTAATGGCTTACAAGTCGATTCAGGTGGGCGAAGGGGATCTCTTTATTACCGGGGGCATGGAACATATGACCCGCGGACCTATGGTACTGGGTAAAGGTTCGGCCCCCTATTCCGGTACTAATGAAATGCATGATACTACCTTTGGCTGGCGCTTTGTAAATCCCAAGATGGATGAAGAGTACGGCAGCGAAGCGATGGGTGAAACGGCTGAAAATATCGTAGAAAAGTTTGGCGTAAGCCGTGAAAACCAGGACCAGTTTGCCGCATGGTCGCAGCAGAAAGCGGCCCAATCTACCGAGAGCGGGCGACTGGCTAAAGAGATTATGCCGGTGGAGATCCCCCAAAGAAAAAGTGATCCCAAAATTTTTGAAAAGGATGAGTTTATTCGACCCGATACTACGGTGGAGATCCTCAGCAAGCTGCCTGCGGTGTTCCGTGATGGCGGCTCGGTGACCCCCGGCAATGCCAGCGGTATTAACGACGGGGCCTGTGCTATGCTGGTAGCCGGCGATTCGGCGATCAAAGATTTTGACCTTGAGCCGATGGCACGTATTGTAGCTTCGGCCGTGGTGGGCGTGGAGCCTCGTATTATGGGGATGGGACCGGTAGACGCTACCCGCAAAGTGCTCGGCCGCACAGATCTGTCGCTCGACGATATGGGTATCATAGAATTGAATGAAGCGTTTGCGGCCCAAAGTCTTGCCGTTCTTAGAGAGCTGGGTATTGCTGATGATGACCCGCGTGTAAATCCCCATGGCGGCGCTATTGCACTTGGACATCCCCTAGGCATGTCAGGTGCCCGACTGCTGCAAACAGCAGCTATTGAACTCCATGAACAGGATGAGCGCTATGCACTCTGTACGCTCTGTGTGGGCGTTGGCCAAGGTATGGCCGTCATTTTAGAAAAAGTGTGA
- a CDS encoding heavy metal-binding domain-containing protein codes for MECDNCGEKISVWSTSYSIGDMSICSDCHEKHYDELKAKSLAEDPNFEPEPSIDPDDLEKIILTTETNTKDLAIEERLGVISSESALGMNMFRDIFTNVRDLVGGQSVSTQKILKDLKSTAFQDIREQAYKLGADAVVAIDLDYSEFSGSGRSMLFLVATGTAVKLKEETVSQDQT; via the coding sequence ATGGAATGTGACAATTGTGGAGAAAAAATTTCAGTTTGGAGTACCAGCTATTCAATTGGTGATATGTCTATTTGCTCTGATTGTCACGAAAAACATTATGATGAGCTTAAAGCTAAATCTTTAGCCGAAGATCCCAACTTTGAACCTGAACCATCAATAGATCCAGATGATCTTGAAAAGATTATTTTAACTACAGAAACAAATACAAAAGACTTAGCAATTGAAGAACGCTTGGGAGTAATTAGTTCTGAATCAGCTCTGGGTATGAATATGTTTCGTGATATTTTTACGAATGTCAGAGATTTAGTTGGTGGGCAAAGTGTTTCTACTCAAAAGATTCTTAAAGATTTGAAGTCAACTGCTTTTCAAGATATTCGAGAGCAAGCCTATAAACTTGGAGCTGATGCAGTAGTCGCTATCGATTTAGATTATAGTGAATTTTCAGGTTCAGGAAGATCAATGTTATTCTTAGTTGCTACCGGTACGGCAGTCAAACTTAAAGAAGAAACTGTAAGTCAAGATCAAACGTAA
- a CDS encoding DUF6615 family protein produces MNYLCNTFRSLAFRTWDVLQKGRGVDYQIGEETITDFNVLELKTRHSGKIFTKTFTKAKEGKTGADWEWWFRDKNGLWLGFRVQAKIIELESSKFAHLHYYTKKKGANGNSFRVYQSDKLVERALNNSPKRIPLYCLYAQWPNNSVRINWRCGTFGPTPESFGCSILSAFKVINFRNQNETNKLSEIINDLSPWHCLVCCQGYSYNNDGLVTKIYNYWRNVILERDKDEVFSNQIDKESEGDGISSELIEAYNNIEPTRNPPSYVIGLLNNELEEPPTDLNRVTIFSEE; encoded by the coding sequence ATGAATTATTTATGTAACACCTTTAGGAGTTTGGCTTTTCGAACTTGGGATGTCTTACAGAAAGGACGTGGTGTAGATTATCAAATTGGAGAAGAAACGATAACAGATTTTAACGTTCTAGAATTAAAAACAAGGCATTCTGGAAAGATATTTACTAAGACATTCACTAAGGCCAAAGAAGGAAAAACTGGGGCTGATTGGGAATGGTGGTTTAGAGATAAAAATGGTTTGTGGCTTGGGTTTCGAGTACAAGCTAAAATTATTGAATTAGAATCCTCAAAGTTTGCACATTTACATTATTACACCAAGAAAAAAGGTGCAAATGGTAACTCTTTTCGAGTTTATCAATCCGATAAACTTGTAGAAAGAGCTTTGAATAATAGTCCTAAAAGAATCCCGCTTTACTGTTTATATGCCCAATGGCCAAATAATTCAGTACGTATAAATTGGAGATGTGGAACCTTTGGTCCTACGCCTGAAAGTTTTGGCTGTTCCATTTTATCAGCATTCAAAGTCATCAATTTTAGAAACCAAAATGAAACAAATAAATTATCGGAAATAATTAATGATCTTTCTCCTTGGCATTGTTTAGTCTGTTGTCAAGGATACAGCTACAACAATGATGGGTTAGTTACCAAAATTTATAACTACTGGAGAAATGTGATCCTTGAGAGAGACAAAGATGAAGTATTTTCAAATCAAATTGACAAAGAATCGGAAGGAGACGGAATATCTTCTGAGCTAATCGAAGCCTACAATAATATTGAGCCTACTAGAAATCCACCTAGTTATGTAATTGGACTATTAAATAATGAATTAGAAGAACCACCAACAGATTTAAATAGAGTCACAATCTTTAGTGAAGAATAA
- a CDS encoding DUF5677 domain-containing protein has translation MQSKIPEKEIIECSKNIVALAPMLIFDLAEKADKSKDFYLRNCIAKASSLLDSILSLYQKEYYDNALILYRSLLDRLVHVYYLSKNDLFQEFKFETLIANFEHVNNARSDQSLEGILEDPLFQISKEERKKYRKYKQNSEGWNKPDPKTVLKENDLGFLYKFGYDYASRRVHPTYFDGYSEFHTLTKLEPNPYDKFEDQTIINNSVLITSVLIPECLTNSNFGFRRVVFDYFKSIHNLLHGKGDKDYRKRFAKIAKLFKQEVSLSK, from the coding sequence ATGCAATCAAAAATTCCTGAAAAAGAAATAATTGAGTGCTCTAAAAATATTGTTGCCTTAGCTCCAATGTTGATATTTGATTTAGCTGAGAAAGCAGACAAATCAAAGGATTTTTATTTGCGAAATTGTATTGCTAAAGCCAGTTCTTTGCTTGATTCGATATTATCTCTTTACCAAAAAGAGTATTATGATAACGCTTTAATCTTATACCGTTCATTACTTGATAGATTAGTTCACGTTTACTACTTAAGTAAGAATGATTTATTTCAGGAATTTAAATTCGAAACGCTTATTGCAAACTTTGAACATGTTAACAATGCAAGAAGTGACCAATCACTTGAAGGAATATTAGAAGATCCGTTGTTCCAGATTTCAAAAGAGGAAAGAAAAAAGTACCGAAAATATAAACAGAATTCAGAGGGTTGGAATAAACCTGATCCTAAAACAGTCTTAAAAGAAAATGACTTAGGATTCCTGTATAAATTTGGGTACGACTATGCATCAAGACGAGTTCATCCAACTTATTTTGATGGATATTCTGAATTTCACACTCTTACAAAGTTAGAACCCAATCCTTATGACAAATTTGAGGACCAGACCATTATCAATAATTCAGTGTTAATTACAAGTGTTTTAATACCTGAATGTTTAACCAATTCGAACTTTGGCTTTAGACGTGTTGTATTCGATTATTTTAAATCCATCCATAACTTATTGCATGGCAAAGGTGATAAGGACTATAGAAAAAGATTTGCAAAAATTGCCAAACTATTTAAACAAGAAGTCTCTTTAAGCAAATAA
- the paaC gene encoding 1,2-phenylacetyl-CoA epoxidase subunit PaaC, translated as MSTQTKTLTKKEALFEYLIRLADDRLILGHRLSEWCGHGPILEEDIALANVSLDYIGHAASLYEYAVEIEGEDRHRDDLVYFRNDVEFKNLKLTELPKGDFGFTIARQFLFASFSYFLYKELSEVDDEQFAGMIKKHLKEVKYHLRHSREWVLRLGDGTEESHERIQNSFDDIWTYVGELFYQDEVDEFLQEHKLAPDTASFKDEWKELVEGSLKEATLEVPDWDQYMVTGSRDGLHTEHLGHLLAEMQHLRRSYPDGNWQ; from the coding sequence ATGAGTACCCAAACAAAGACATTGACAAAAAAAGAAGCCCTGTTTGAATACCTGATTCGACTGGCCGACGATCGCCTTATTTTGGGGCACCGCCTTTCGGAGTGGTGTGGACACGGGCCTATCCTGGAAGAAGATATTGCGCTGGCCAATGTATCGCTTGACTATATTGGTCATGCGGCATCACTTTATGAATATGCGGTAGAGATAGAAGGCGAAGATCGTCATCGCGATGATCTGGTCTACTTCCGTAATGATGTAGAGTTTAAAAATCTGAAACTTACTGAGCTACCTAAAGGCGATTTTGGATTCACCATTGCCCGACAGTTCCTTTTCGCTTCTTTTAGCTACTTTCTCTATAAAGAGCTTTCTGAAGTTGATGACGAGCAATTTGCCGGTATGATAAAGAAACATCTTAAAGAGGTTAAGTACCATCTGCGACACAGCCGTGAGTGGGTATTACGACTGGGCGATGGTACCGAGGAGAGTCATGAACGTATTCAGAACTCCTTTGATGACATTTGGACTTATGTAGGCGAACTCTTCTATCAAGACGAAGTGGATGAATTTTTACAAGAACACAAGCTGGCCCCCGATACCGCATCCTTCAAGGATGAATGGAAAGAACTGGTTGAGGGTAGCCTCAAAGAAGCAACTCTTGAGGTCCCCGACTGGGATCAATATATGGTAACAGGTAGTCGTGATGGCCTGCATACCGAGCACTTGGGACACCTGCTGGCCGAAATGCAGCATTTGCGCCGCTCATACCCCGATGGAAACTGGCAATAA
- the paaD gene encoding 1,2-phenylacetyl-CoA epoxidase subunit PaaD, with protein MTATKSTYNKEDIWELISEVTDPEIPVLTIVDLGIARDVKYEDSTFVIRITPTYSGCPAMQAIEKEIEKKLRLNGIDNFEIKTDFSETWTTDWMTEDAKKRLKEYGIAPPGKTEKVDDFLKSLDSSGDHIPCPYCDSSNTELQSEFGSTACKAQYYCNDCDEPFEHFKCI; from the coding sequence ATGACAGCTACAAAATCTACATATAACAAAGAAGATATCTGGGAGCTGATATCCGAGGTTACCGACCCGGAGATCCCGGTATTGACGATTGTAGATTTGGGGATCGCCCGGGATGTTAAGTACGAAGATAGTACCTTCGTTATTCGTATCACCCCTACCTATTCGGGCTGTCCCGCCATGCAGGCCATTGAAAAAGAGATTGAGAAGAAGCTTCGGCTCAACGGCATCGACAACTTCGAGATCAAAACAGATTTCTCGGAAACCTGGACCACCGACTGGATGACGGAAGATGCCAAGAAGCGCCTCAAAGAGTATGGCATTGCTCCACCGGGCAAAACCGAAAAGGTGGATGATTTTCTAAAATCACTTGATAGCTCGGGAGATCATATTCCCTGCCCCTATTGCGATTCCAGTAACACTGAGCTTCAAAGCGAGTTTGGCTCCACAGCTTGTAAAGCACAATACTACTGTAACGATTGCGATGAACCTTTTGAGCATTTTAAGTGCATATAG
- a CDS encoding enoyl-CoA hydratase-related protein has translation MDTYITTDLENGILTVTLDRPDKLNSFVEPMAKQLQDALTDAKENDDIRCVLLTANGKAFCAGQDLPEVVDKGDDYELGQTVRKSYNPIIKAIRHLEKPVVCVVNGTAAGAGANLALACDIVLADEDAVFVQSFSKIGLIPDSGGTFFLPRLVGLQRANAMYLLDEKISAQKAEEIGLIYKSVENGMLMAEANAITDKLAKMPTKGFGLYKRAINQSLSNNLDEHLELEADLQTEAGNTHDYHEGVQSFLEKRKPDFKGK, from the coding sequence ATGGATACATATATAACGACCGATTTAGAGAACGGAATTTTAACGGTAACCCTTGACCGTCCCGATAAACTTAACAGTTTTGTAGAGCCAATGGCCAAGCAGTTACAAGATGCACTGACCGATGCCAAAGAAAATGACGACATCAGGTGTGTACTGTTAACGGCCAACGGTAAGGCATTTTGCGCAGGGCAAGATTTACCCGAAGTCGTGGACAAAGGCGACGACTACGAGCTGGGTCAGACCGTTCGCAAAAGTTACAATCCCATCATCAAAGCCATACGTCATCTTGAAAAACCGGTGGTTTGTGTAGTTAACGGAACAGCGGCAGGTGCCGGTGCCAACCTGGCTCTGGCCTGTGATATCGTACTGGCCGATGAAGATGCTGTATTTGTACAATCCTTCAGTAAAATCGGTTTAATTCCCGACAGCGGGGGCACTTTTTTCTTACCCCGCCTGGTCGGCCTGCAACGAGCCAACGCCATGTACCTGCTGGATGAAAAGATTTCCGCTCAAAAGGCAGAAGAGATCGGACTGATATACAAGTCGGTGGAAAATGGCATGCTGATGGCAGAAGCAAATGCCATTACTGATAAGCTGGCAAAAATGCCTACCAAGGGATTTGGGCTCTACAAACGGGCCATCAACCAGTCGCTCAGCAACAACCTGGATGAGCACCTGGAGCTGGAGGCCGACCTGCAGACCGAAGCCGGCAACACTCACGATTACCACGAAGGCGTACAATCATTTTTAGAAAAGCGGAAGCCAGACTTCAAAGGGAAATAG
- the paaA gene encoding 1,2-phenylacetyl-CoA epoxidase subunit PaaA, with product MSKVSKAQEFQERIDNGETIEPKDWMPERYQKQLIRMMSQHAHSEVVGMLPEGNWITRAPSLRRKMILLSKVQDEAGHGLYLYSATETLGASRQEVIDDLLNGRAKYSSIFNYPTLSWADVAVIGWLVDGAAIINQTMLARSSYGPYSRAMVRICKEESFHKKQGYEMVAQMADGTPEQQEMIQDAVDRWWWPTLMMFGPHDEDSPNSAELIKWGVKSKTNDELRQSFVDRHVQEAHTVGLEIPDPELEYNEDTGHWEFGEIDWDEFWNVVRGNGPMNKERMKARREAHENGKWVREAAEEYARKKKLSKEKAS from the coding sequence ATGAGCAAAGTTTCTAAAGCGCAAGAGTTCCAGGAGCGTATCGACAACGGGGAAACCATTGAACCCAAAGATTGGATGCCTGAACGGTACCAAAAGCAACTGATTCGAATGATGTCGCAACACGCGCATTCTGAAGTTGTGGGCATGCTGCCCGAAGGAAACTGGATTACCCGGGCCCCCTCTTTGCGCCGCAAAATGATCTTGTTATCGAAAGTTCAGGATGAAGCCGGACATGGACTTTATCTCTATAGTGCTACTGAAACACTAGGCGCCAGCCGACAAGAAGTAATTGACGATCTTTTAAACGGACGTGCCAAATATTCCAGTATTTTCAACTACCCTACACTTTCTTGGGCGGATGTTGCTGTTATAGGATGGTTGGTTGATGGAGCAGCAATCATCAACCAAACGATGTTAGCCCGTAGCTCATATGGCCCTTACTCTCGTGCTATGGTTCGGATCTGCAAAGAAGAAAGCTTTCACAAAAAGCAGGGGTATGAGATGGTGGCCCAGATGGCCGATGGCACTCCCGAACAGCAGGAGATGATTCAGGATGCTGTTGACAGATGGTGGTGGCCTACTTTGATGATGTTTGGACCGCATGACGAGGATTCTCCAAACAGTGCTGAACTCATTAAATGGGGCGTAAAATCGAAAACTAACGATGAGCTACGCCAAAGCTTTGTGGATCGACATGTCCAGGAAGCCCATACCGTGGGACTTGAGATCCCCGACCCTGAGCTGGAATATAATGAAGATACCGGGCACTGGGAATTCGGAGAAATTGACTGGGATGAGTTCTGGAATGTGGTTAGAGGCAATGGACCAATGAATAAGGAACGTATGAAAGCCCGTCGAGAAGCCCACGAAAACGGGAAGTGGGTCCGAGAAGCCGCCGAAGAATATGCACGCAAAAAGAAATTGAGTAAAGAAAAAGCATCTTAG
- a CDS encoding 3-hydroxyacyl-CoA dehydrogenase NAD-binding domain-containing protein, with translation MSMDQDTVIGVVGAGTMGQGIAQIASTNKHKVYLYDAYPDQLGNAKHALRKILQRQVEKERMSQEEVNDIMDRIHFVEDLTDFKECSCVIEAVVEDLDIKQDVFQRLEGIVPRDCILATNTSSLSIASISSALKKPKRFLGIHFFNPAPIMPLVEIVPGIPTTEDTTEAARALIDGWGKTTVLAKDTPGFIVNRVARPFYSEAIRQLEEGVADVPTIDWAMKEIGDFRMGPFELMDFIGHDINYKVTETVFKEFFYDPRFKPSFTQKRLVEAGWLGKKSGKGFYDYGDEADNPAPTKDEALAQGIVDRIVAMLINEAADAVFMNVATVEDVDLAMTKGVNYPKGLLKWADELGLDTVLTRMEKLQDEYGEDRYRPNPLLKRKVRNNETFY, from the coding sequence ATGAGCATGGATCAAGATACCGTTATCGGCGTGGTAGGTGCCGGCACTATGGGACAAGGCATTGCCCAGATTGCATCAACTAATAAACACAAGGTATACCTTTATGATGCCTACCCTGATCAGCTGGGTAACGCCAAGCATGCCCTCCGCAAAATTCTGCAGCGACAGGTCGAGAAAGAGCGGATGAGCCAGGAGGAGGTCAACGATATCATGGATCGAATCCACTTTGTAGAAGATCTCACCGATTTCAAAGAATGCTCCTGCGTCATCGAAGCGGTTGTTGAAGACCTGGATATCAAGCAGGATGTCTTTCAGCGGCTAGAAGGTATTGTTCCGCGCGACTGTATTCTGGCCACGAACACCTCTTCCCTCTCTATTGCATCTATCTCATCAGCATTAAAAAAGCCCAAGCGATTTCTGGGAATTCACTTCTTTAACCCGGCGCCCATTATGCCGCTGGTGGAGATTGTCCCCGGTATCCCCACAACAGAAGATACTACTGAAGCTGCACGTGCTCTTATCGACGGATGGGGCAAAACCACGGTGCTGGCCAAAGATACGCCCGGCTTTATTGTGAACCGCGTAGCACGACCCTTTTATAGCGAGGCCATTCGTCAGCTTGAAGAAGGCGTAGCCGATGTCCCCACCATTGACTGGGCGATGAAAGAGATCGGAGACTTCCGCATGGGCCCCTTTGAACTCATGGATTTCATTGGCCATGACATAAATTACAAGGTAACAGAAACGGTATTTAAAGAGTTTTTCTACGATCCCCGGTTCAAGCCCTCCTTTACCCAGAAGCGACTGGTAGAAGCCGGGTGGCTGGGCAAGAAATCGGGTAAGGGCTTTTATGACTATGGGGATGAAGCCGACAATCCCGCCCCCACCAAAGATGAAGCACTGGCCCAAGGAATTGTGGATCGTATTGTGGCCATGCTGATTAATGAGGCGGCCGATGCGGTATTTATGAATGTAGCCACCGTCGAAGATGTTGATTTAGCGATGACCAAAGGGGTGAATTATCCCAAAGGATTACTGAAATGGGCTGATGAACTGGGACTGGACACCGTACTTACACGCATGGAAAAGTTGCAGGACGAGTACGGCGAAGATCGTTACCGGCCCAATCCTCTGCTAAAACGCAAAGTTCGCAACAACGAAACATTTTATTGA